In the Arachis hypogaea cultivar Tifrunner chromosome 20, arahy.Tifrunner.gnm2.J5K5, whole genome shotgun sequence genome, gtataaactatccgctcatcacttatcaACACCAAGCATCAATTTATCATCATCCAAAATTCATAATCCACATCATTTATCAACAATATCAACACTCACCTTCCAttaccaacaacatcaatattcatCGTTAGccagttctttcaatttctttataAGGAGATTTCAAGTTTGCTATAGGTATAGAATCCCCGCCAGAGGTTAGCGTTCTAGAAATATCGGATTCGAGGGCGAGGGGGAAGAAGAAAGAGCCCTATCTCATTAATCATCAACCATATCAACAAACCCTCATCAACAATAATAAATCACAATATTCATCCTTCATAGTCATTAAATACCAACAATCAACATAAAAATTCATATATTCCATATCCCAAAACTCTATATCATCATCACTATCTTACAACTTATCTTCAAACATCAAAATCACATACAATTAAACATACACCCAAACAtccaatcctatcttaaggtcaactagcatAAGGTTcatgaaacattacatattacataaaggaaaccgaaaccataccttgaccgattcctaatatgctcaaacaccaaacttgattCCAATCAAGCTTCTACCAAGCTCCAAAAACAAGCTTCAAACATACAACATAACCATGCATTATCAACTAAAGCTCACACTACATCAAACTGCAAGGATATAAAGGTTCTTTACCTTATCCAACGGCGATTGGGGCAAAGCCCAATAATTACccactactagagatcacctaaacaagcaaaaccacaaaatctactcaaaactatAACCCAAAAATGCAGAAATTCTAGGGCTGAAAACTGGAGCTTGAGATGCGATTTTTTACCAGATTTGCTTAGATAAAAACGAAGAGCTCGACGAGAGCTTTTTGTGGCCGCAAATGGCTGGTCAGTCGGAGCtccgtaactcaagttatggcttGAGGAAGATGGAGGTGAATAGTGAAACCCCTCTCCTCTCTCCTCTCAACTCAGCAGCGCCCCATTTCTTATTTTGGGGtggaaatgagctgaaatgctcatttaATGaacatatatatgttgggccttgggtccggtttgggcccgatccaaccctttagcgtttttggtccgtttggcccactttgggctaaaatctttaagatttttcgattctaaattattttttgccttttcaaaacaataaattaattttttcaaaaatcttatttttataaaatcacGGTACTGGACAgtctagagccggtactgccaaCTTAAGCACCGGTACACATTTTTACAAAATCTTTCGCAAAAGACACATTTTCCAActtagaaaaattcactgaattcaaaatttacctttaaattttcaaattaaaacttctaaattttgaatcttttcCGGGCACTTAaaactattattttattaaaacggtgATGCCGGTTCTTACAGCGATGATGCAGAGCAAGAGAGAGGCGCGGCGGAGCTAGGGCTACCGGTTGCAGAAACAGAGAAGGAGATGATGTgcttgagagagagagagcaagcaGCGATCTTTAGAGAACGCGCGTAAAGCGCGGTAAGAGCGCAGACAGAACTGTCGAAAGAAAGCGTAGACGGAACTGTCAAAAGAAAGCGCAGACAAAACTACTAGAAGAAGAAAGCGCACACGGAACTACCGGAAGAAGGAAGCGTAGACGGAACTGCCGGAAGAAAGAAGCGCAGATGAAACTGTCAAAAGAAGAAAGTGAAAACAGAATGAAGTGCAGGAAGTGCAGACGGAACTGTCAGGGCAAACGAAATTGCCGGAAAAAAGTccatatttatttttagaaattatggccATAGTGAATGATCTATTCTATGAATGGTAATTGTTTTCTTTTAGTACAGGAGTAACTAAGACTGAGGTAGgatttaagctacatttgaagaTTGATTATTTATTGTGGGAGGGGTTAAAACTATGATAAAAGTATGAAAAGAAGTATGATGGTTTCTTACCAGAAAAATAATAGCTTATCCTCTTAGATACTATGGCTATGATAATacaataaaattgtgaaagaataaaaaaaagaaaagataaaattctttttaatgtatttaatgtAGAGAATAATGCTACTTATTTATACTAAATTGATCATGAATTTTTAAAATAGCTAAAATAACCAAATTTTTTAGATGATTCTGTTagagaaagataaacataacAAATTTAGAAAAGGATGAACATAACAAACTTgtgaaagataagatatgataaaGAAAAGATCAAAATAAGCGATTTAATAATTTTCTTTACAcatgaattataaatttaattttagtcaAGATGATAAATAtgttgtataaaaaataaaaaattatgagttCAACTATTAGTATTAACAAAATAACctttttttgtaaattatatttatactatatataatgaaaatataaaaaacaattaattaaaatatatatttaattttcttttcaaaaatactcttcatcgtgtatatatatatataaaagttttgTTAACTCTAATAATTAAATTGATCActttttgattttaatataacatacttattatattattattattattattattattattattattcatatttaattcataaaaataaataaattaatagacatattaatttttatatatataaaataaaattaattttaatatagtatcaatataaaaataattttatatatatctaattaaaaaaataattaaataattatataaaatattttaaaatatcattacattaaaattaaaattaaactcttgtaTTTAAAAAAAGGCATCTGAAGATGCACAACTTTCCCCTATAATGCCTGTAGCCCTGTACAATAATCAAAATGAGCATTAATATTTAACACAAATCTATAACGTTAAcctccccaaaaaaaaaaataaaagaatatttttttttcccGCATGCCATTAAGACTTTGGTTTGAAGTTTGAAGTTTGAACCGCTTATAGCACGGTTGCAGTTCAGTGTCGCACTTTCATATCACTCTCGTTGTTAATGTCAGAAGATTAGTTAAAAAACAACCTTGTGAATGGCAGCTGAATCGACCAGTTTTCTCTTTCGTTCGTTCTCCGCTCCCTCGGAAACTTCCACCGCCACTCAAGAGgtaaaccttttttatttttgtttcaaaatctCATCTTTCTCGCGCCTCGTTCTATAATactcatttaatttattaattttttttatttattttatttattatggcTCTGTTTTGTTACAATTAGAAGATTGTGAATCCGCTATCATTTAGTGTTTTTGGTTGTTGAGAAAACAAAGGAACCAGAAGAATTCAGTGAAGGAGAAGTTTTAGTGTATGAACAGTGTAACCGTTTTTTGTTAGGTTTGtttgtgtttttaattttattattttattagaatggtttttccttttttttcccatACTACTCAACGATTTCTGTTACAGTCTTTAATtggcaaaaatttgattcatatatataGTGAACTTGTTAGCTATCATCTATGTGGTAACTTTCCGGTGCcatcttcttttttatattttcgcCATGGTTTCCATCGCTCAGTTTGTGGATTTTTCTGCAGTATCACCTCACATTGCTCTTAATGACGATTGGAACCAATCGGTAAAAATTCGTTGATTGTTGTTGAATTGTTCTATTAAGAATAattccttaaaaaaaattgatgcatgtgtgtgaagattttgaattttttagttTATGTGAGTTTACCAATTGcaataattaattagtatttcTTATTTCCCTTcgttatttagtttttattttttggttttaggGGGACTCCATGAGGGTACTTGGCGAATCTATTTCTTTTGGGAGGTTTTTGTCAGAAAGTCTGAATTGGGAGAGATGGTCATCGTTCACAAGCAATCGTTATGTGGAAGAAGCCGAGAAATATTCCAAGCCGGGTTCTGTTGCTGCGAAAAAGGCCTACTTCGAGGCTCGTTACAAGAGGAAGGCTGCGGAGAAACAGGCTGTCTTGGCTCAAGAAGCTAATGAAGCTTCAGGAACTTTCAATTCAGAAACACTGGAATCAAATTGCAACGACTCATCAGATGTTGCCGAGTTAAGTGCCGATGCGATTGCGACTTCAGATGAACAGCCAGACAAAGAAGCTGATGATTGCCAAGTTATTATTGATTGTACCAGTAGAAATAACCTTGATGTTGGACAAAGTGATTCAGGCATTTCCAATGTGCATGGAGAAGGGGACGGGTCGTATACTCACGTTATTACAAACGAAAGTTGTGTCATTACTGATGATTCTAACCAGCATGATCAAATTGAAATCCATCAGAATATTGCTCTCCCTGGAGAAGAGAAGAAGTCTGAtcatgtaaatattttctttcttatttctttctttgttttataTCTGATTTCTTTGTATTTATTCCAGCGAGTAAATTTGTAACTGCAGCAACTCTAATGAAAATTTCTCCAATTGATGCTGCAGGGTGTCGCTGATCCTAGAAGTGGAATAAAAAAGAAGTCAATCAGCATCTTGACTAAGAATCGTAGGCAAACTTCACAGTCACTCCACATGTCAATCAATCTTTCCTCGGGCAATGGTGAAACAAGCAAAACAGATGCACAATCCAGAAATGGCGTAAACAGCACCTTGAAAAGTAAGAAGGCTGTTGAAGTTTCAATTGAGAAGAAGAGACTAACCGGTCCTTCTGGTGCCAATAAAACAAGTATGACAGCTACTGCTACTGCAGCTGTTAAACCTAGACCTGAAAATCACACATTGAAGGGTATGAAGCCAGGCGGAGGCTCTGTGGAGAAGAGACCAACTTCGAGCTCACTCCGTAGATCACTCAATCTCCCTTCTAGCACAGGCAAAGCAACTGAAATGGCTTCAGTGTTTGATAAAAGAATTGAAAGGAATCATTGTAGTTTGCGCAATATTCCCAAAGTTCGTCCACTGGCATCTAACATATCAACTAAGGTATTAACTCTTCATATTTATATCTGTGGCTTTTCTGAGAATGAAATATACTCCTTTCAAGATACCATTTAAATGTTTTGACTACTGAAGAGATTTCTTTTATCCACCCCCTTTAGTTGTCTTATGATTTCTCGAATCAAGATTCAGAAAATCCACCTTATCCAGGAAGAAGGTATTTTGTCTTTTGAaccttttttttgaattaataataTGCTAACTTTTACTGCTTGATTTGGAGTTAATAAATTTCACCAACACGAAAATGTTTTCCTTCTCAGGACTGAAGAGGTACTTAAATCTGTGTCTAGAGGTGTTGCTGCGAATGTGAAACTTCCCTCTGCCTCTTCTGAGTAAGTGCATTTTTAAAGTTGCTAATATTGTTTAATGGGCACTTTGTTGATTGCTACATTTTGCAACTCTCTGGCTGCTACTGCTTTTATGAACAAACATGTTGTCCTAATAAGTGTGATCCAGTAGAGATGTTTTATGCCTGTTTGCGAATGTAAATCTCAAATTGATAAATTCGAGTGCATAAGAATGTGTAAAGTTTACCTTCAAGGCAATGTGGCGATCTTATTATGCCATTTCTTTTCATATATTTTGCAACAGATGCATGAAATCTTCTAGCAGCAACAAAATTATTCATCGACCCCCTACCATGTCATCACCGTTTAGATTTAGAAGTGAAGAAAGAGCAGTAAAACGCAAAGAGGCACGTTCATATCTTTATACCTTAACCATGATTTCTTTTCATCATCACCACTAAAGGTCATTCTTACAtttctttttccatttctttGTTTTCAGTTCCTTGAAAGGGTGTATGGAATCAAAAACAAAGTTGAGAAAATTCAGTTTCAAAGGACACCTGAGGTGAGTAATTTACAAGGTTTCTGCTACTACGATCTTtgaactattattgattcattagAGGCATAACTGCATAAGCCAATATGAGATCTTATGTAAATCAATCAGTTGTAAGAACTGAATATGATCTGATATATAAGCAGATTATCGGATGTTCTTTCAATCATGTGTTGTTCGTTCTCAATGGCAATAGCAACCCCTCTCTTTTCTCCTAAGAAGTTGATTAGTTTGTAACTACCTGTGCCTACTGAGTTGAcatatttaatttggattttacaGCAGAATAACATAAAGCATGATTTCAAGCTGGGGCAGAGCAGTGGCTCTAAACCCAAACTAAATGAGGACGGGCATGGTGCATCGTGCTCGCCTAGTAATCAGATCCAAAAGGTGTGTTTCCATTCACTTCTAATGTTGCGACAATGCTATAAACTGTGTACCGAGATAAACTCGATAGTCCAATAGCTTGTATTATCTATACACTATTTACCATCTCAGTTACCATCTTACACTATTCCCACATGATCTATTAAACATTAATGTTATAGTTGATATTTTCTTTTAACTATGGGAAATGTTCctattctaatttaaatatttatcctTTTTCAGACCTCAGTGACACATAAAAGCTTTGGAAATTCATGGAAGCCTCCAATCAGCACCAACAATTCCAATCGTGCTACAGAAAAACTCAACCGATCAACAAGGAACTCAGTAACTTCAATGACAAAGATCACACGAGAAAATGCTTCTCCAAATATTCAGCATTGAAGGGTGATATTGACCCTTGTGTTGACTTCAACTTTGTATCAGTGAAAATGATCAGCAGATTTTATCTTTCTGATGTGTAGTTTCACAGAAgtgaaaattttgtattttagtcTTAGTTTTCTAGTTATATCTATAGATTCTAGAATATGAATAAGTTTTTGAACTAGGAAGGGATTATTTCCAAATTAGAACTCTGGTTAAAGCATAGGATATAAATAAGaaggaggggggggggggagggggttgTACAATCTCTACTTGCATTGTTTTGCATGTCAAGAATTTTACCTCAGATGTTAGAGGTAATAGATGTGATAAAATGTAAATTTTCTGGCataaaaataataagtaaaaaaaaaatagttgtaTTGTAGACCAAATAAGAGGTGTAACTTACATGGGAAAATATTCAGGCCTTTATTATACTTAGGTTAATCCAAAGTTGTAAAACATAAGAGTGAAGCAAGCTTATTAATTAAGATTAATGTTTGTAATCACTCATCATCACCAACTTTTTAATATATGCTTACACTACCCAAATCCTTAATCATTGGATAAAGAATACCCTAACCCTCATAATTGAAATCCCTTTAAAATAATATAGTTAGACTACATTACAATAACATTAAAAAATTGTCCTTTCAGGCATATGagtttgagtttttgtttttaaGATGCAGGGGAAGGGAAGGGGCAGAGGACAGATCATGATATGAATAGACCTTGATCTATGACTGAATAATCTGCTGCTGAATCATAGTAATGAGTTGGAATTTCTGCAATAAGCCCTGGATCATAATACCCTATGTTCTGCAGGCTGAAGTTGATGTTAGAGCATTCCCCATGTAGCCAATTAAAATGCAGATCATCGTCCAAGGGTAGCGAAACTGCATCCAAAAGTAGGTTTCTCTGGCAAAATTCCATATCCGAAATGCTGTTGAGGTTAGATGCTTGTGTTTTCAATCCCAAATTTGTAGTTGAAATTGGTGCTGTTGATGGATCATTCATCATAAGGCTTCCTGGTTCGATAGGGAACGTGTTGTTGTCAACGGCCGATCCTATCGAACTCACAGAACTCTTATATTCACACTTGTAATCTGCACACAAAGGTTTTGTTTTGATGCATGCCGTGACCTCCTCCCCTGTCAAAGATGGAGAACTAATCGAACCAATTGATGGTGATTGATGATCAACTTGGATTTGGTGCTTCTTACCTGTTACTGGAAACTTGTGGCTTAAGTTACCCTCTAACTGAACAAGTGGCTTGTGATCTTTGAGTTGAATTTCTGGAACTTCATTCCAAGAGAATTGTGTTGGAATGGAGCAATCAATTACTGCCGTGTGGTTTCCTTCCGGCTCAAGAGAGTCAAAAGGTTGGTTCTTTCTCATCTTTTTCTCGGAAACAAAGTTTCTGATCATAGTTCTTCCTTTTTCTGTGGTGGCAGGCGGAGAAATAGTTCCGTTTGGATCACTGCTACCTTCATGAGTTTTGGTTTCCAGGTTCTGAAGTTGCAGTGCTCCTTCTGAATAACTGCAGCTGTCAATTGAAACGTCATTTTGTTTCTTGCTCCCTGAGTTCTGAACTCCAACAAGACTCCCTAGATCTGTTGAGGCTAAATCCGAGTTCATTCCGATTGAGTGAGACTTCAGATCGTTCTCTTTCTGAAGCCGGCTTAGGTAAAGGCGATACTTCTgaacaataaaaatattcttgTTACTTAGACATCTAATCATGCATTGACACGTCATACAAACACAAACATCTAATTGGATGACAATGTAAAACTCTTACGGTCAATGCATAACTCATTATTTCTACCCGATACAGATCACTATACATGTTTCTATCTCAGATTTAAATAGCTTAAGGAGATAAGTGTAAACATAGCATCACCTGCAAGTGGCTTGCAACATTTTCTCTAGTCAGCCAAGGAACATTCATGAGATCTAGTATTTTCTTTGGACCAACTTCTGCCAAAAAGAAATGTTtcatcatgaatattttttactatatttaCTTGAACATAACTATTAAGTACTGTAAAATCTTACAACCTTGTTAAGAAAACTTACTATCAAATCCAATTTGATTCACTGCTTTAACAAACTTCTGGTGAAGATCCACAGACCAAACTACTCTAGCTTTCTTTGTGGATGATGGATCTATCAATTCTCTGTCATCGTGTTTGTTATCtgcatcttttcttttcttagttgaGGTCATGTCTTCAAGGGCAAACAGGTTCCCATCATCGCATTGCTCCAATCCGTTTCTCATCAGGTGAATGCTCTCGAAACCTTCAAAACTCTCGAATTCTCTCGCCTCGTGTATCCTTTTCCTAAAGACATGCTGCCATATGTTTCGCAGTTCCTTCATCCTTATAGGCTTAAGCAGATAATCGCATGCTCCGTGTTGAACACCTTTCATCACCCTGCTTGTTTCTCCATCAACAGACATCACTGGAGACAACATTGCAAATTTCAATCAAATGGTTTTTAGAACTGAATGAAGAACTTTTCAAGTGTATTATTCGATAGAGAACTGACTAATCACAGGAAGATCCATCTCAAGTCCAACATGCTCTAGAAGTTTGAATCCATCCATGTCCGGCATGTTCACATCGCTGATCACTATATCATACCCGTCTTTCCTTTCGCGAAGCAAGTGTAGAGCATGCCTCGCCAAACAACACGTTGTCACTGAAGCAAATCAAGGAAGCAATCATAACTCCCAACATAAGATATTGACCATCATAACATAGCATATACACACCCccatgaaaataaataacatgTGACAGAAGGAGGATTTTTAAGATACAAAAATGCTGACTTAACAGAGAGTTAAAGTCCATCTTATTCTTCTATCTGTTTCTCTACAGGATCCCAACTCGGAAACACAATGCTTGTGAGACAAGTCTTTTGTGTATTGGAAACAGCTTCTATCCTCCTTGAGCACAACttaagaacataatgcatgttgTTTGAGTTCCGAATCGCCAAGAGATAAACATCAAATAACCCTTCCACCATGAGTTAGCTTTTATGGTTGAGTTAGACTAGTTCAtttctaaaatatatataaacattaaGGTCTCTATGACCCCTTGTATGTATGAAACTTTTTGCTTGCTACCAAAGAAATGATAAATTTGTCTTTCTAAGAAAACTCACTAACAATCATGCACAACTTCATTTATTCAGATTAATTTTGTAAGAGCTAAACTCAGATGCCTATACTACTGCATCAATTATCCAAATGGCATAGTGTTCCAAAAATACCCTATACAGTGCCATAAAACAGTTAATACTCATGGCTGAAAGATTAACAAGCATGAAATTCAATAAGAGAACTTCTTTTAGTAAACATGGTAACAGAGAATAGAATCACTAACTTATAAATTGTTCTGATTTCAATTACCCAACTTTTTcgtttcttataaaataaaacttaTCTTGAAACCTCAAATGACTAAGTTTTCAAGTAAAAAACAACATAAAATAatcttaaaaagattttttttaaaaaaaagattaaataaaatggaaaaatattaaaatgttcTCAATTTTAACATGTtagacgaaaaaaaaaaaagaaaaaaaaaacatcatttCTATTAACATAACACAGTAAAATTCAGATAGTAACTTAGACCCAAAAATATCATTAAAGGCAATCAAGAAAATTTCATATTATCAATTTTGGAGAACCATAGTCCATAGCGCAACAATTAATTATTACTTCAAACTTAGCACATACTATATAAATAAGATAAGAAGAGTGACATATATAGTTAGTGATGAGTTGAAAGAAAGAGTAGCAAGAACAAGAACCTTCATAGGAACACTTCTTGAGCATCTTTTCAAGGATCCTAAGCCATGTTGGGTCATCATCAACAACAAGGACTCTTAGACCTGCTGGAAAAGCATCACGTCTTGGTGAAGAGAAGCAACCATTATTATTGTCCATGCTTCtctgaaagagagagaaagagagagagagagaatgagaaagTGAGAGGCCTAAGGATCAGAGTAGTGCTTGTGTTGTGTTGTGAGTTCAAAAAAATATTTGGGTTGGTTTCTTTGGCTTATATTAAGGCAAATTCAgtttaaaaaattgtaaaataaaataaagaatcaagcaccaaaattatccaaacttataaaaataaaaacattacaTGCACAcaaaaaattagctattaaattaattattaagttATTGTGTATGAATATATGTggtattaacttatttttaatatattttatattttaatatatattctatacgaCAGACTGATTTAATGATTGATTTTTGTATACATAtggtataattataaaaaagaataaaacttta is a window encoding:
- the LOC112783557 gene encoding uncharacterized protein isoform X2; this encodes MAAESTSFLFRSFSAPSETSTATQEGDSMRVLGESISFGRFLSESLNWERWSSFTSNRYVEEAEKYSKPGSVAAKKAYFEARYKRKAAEKQAVLAQEANEASGTFNSETLESNCNDSSDVAELSADAIATSDEQPDKEADDCQVIIDCTSRNNLDVGQSDSGISNVHGEGDGSYTHVITNESCVITDDSNQHDQIEIHQNIALPGEEKKSDHGVADPRSGIKKKSISILTKNRRQTSQSLHMSINLSSGNGETSKTDAQSRNGVNSTLKSKKAVEVSIEKKRLTGPSGANKTSMTATATAAVKPRPENHTLKGMKPGGGSVEKRPTSSSLRRSLNLPSSTGKATEMASVFDKRIERNHCSLRNIPKVRPLASNISTKLSYDFSNQDSENPPYPGRRTEEVLKSVSRGVAANVKLPSASSECMKSSSSNKIIHRPPTMSSPFRFRSEERAVKRKEFLERVYGIKNKVEKIQFQRTPENNIKHDFKLGQSSGSKPKLNEDGHGASCSPSNQIQKTSVTHKSFGNSWKPPISTNNSNRATEKLNRSTRNSVTSMTKITRENASPNIQH
- the LOC112783557 gene encoding uncharacterized protein isoform X1, encoding MAAESTSFLFRSFSAPSETSTATQEGDSMRVLGESISFGRFLSESLNWERWSSFTSNRYVEEAEKYSKPGSVAAKKAYFEARYKRKAAEKQAVLAQEANEASGTFNSETLESNCNDSSDVAELSADAIATSDEQPDKEADDCQVIIDCTSRNNLDVGQSDSGISNVHGEGDGSYTHVITNESCVITDDSNQHDQIEIHQNIALPGEEKKSDHGVADPRSGIKKKSISILTKNRRQTSQSLHMSINLSSGNGETSKTDAQSRNGVNSTLKSKKAVEVSIEKKRLTGPSGANKTSMTATATAAVKPRPENHTLKGMKPGGGSVEKRPTSSSLRRSLNLPSSTGKATEMASVFDKRIERNHCSLRNIPKVRPLASNISTKLSYDFSNQDSENPPYPGRRTEEVLKSVSRGVAANVKLPSASSECMKSSSSNKIIHRPPTMSSPFRFRSEERAVKRKEFLERVYGIKNKVEKIQFQRTPEQNNIKHDFKLGQSSGSKPKLNEDGHGASCSPSNQIQKTSVTHKSFGNSWKPPISTNNSNRATEKLNRSTRNSVTSMTKITRENASPNIQH
- the LOC112783557 gene encoding uncharacterized protein isoform X3; amino-acid sequence: MRVLGESISFGRFLSESLNWERWSSFTSNRYVEEAEKYSKPGSVAAKKAYFEARYKRKAAEKQAVLAQEANEASGTFNSETLESNCNDSSDVAELSADAIATSDEQPDKEADDCQVIIDCTSRNNLDVGQSDSGISNVHGEGDGSYTHVITNESCVITDDSNQHDQIEIHQNIALPGEEKKSDHGVADPRSGIKKKSISILTKNRRQTSQSLHMSINLSSGNGETSKTDAQSRNGVNSTLKSKKAVEVSIEKKRLTGPSGANKTSMTATATAAVKPRPENHTLKGMKPGGGSVEKRPTSSSLRRSLNLPSSTGKATEMASVFDKRIERNHCSLRNIPKVRPLASNISTKLSYDFSNQDSENPPYPGRRTEEVLKSVSRGVAANVKLPSASSECMKSSSSNKIIHRPPTMSSPFRFRSEERAVKRKEFLERVYGIKNKVEKIQFQRTPEQNNIKHDFKLGQSSGSKPKLNEDGHGASCSPSNQIQKTSVTHKSFGNSWKPPISTNNSNRATEKLNRSTRNSVTSMTKITRENASPNIQH
- the LOC112783556 gene encoding two-component response regulator ARR11 isoform X2; translated protein: MDNNNGCFSSPRRDAFPAGLRVLVVDDDPTWLRILEKMLKKCSYEVTTCCLARHALHLLRERKDGYDIVISDVNMPDMDGFKLLEHVGLEMDLPVIMMSVDGETSRVMKGVQHGACDYLLKPIRMKELRNIWQHVFRKRIHEAREFESFEGFESIHLMRNGLEQCDDGNLFALEDMTSTKKRKDADNKHDDRELIDPSSTKKARVVWSVDLHQKFVKAVNQIGFDKVGPKKILDLMNVPWLTRENVASHLQKYRLYLSRLQKENDLKSHSIGMNSDLASTDLGSLVGVQNSGSKKQNDVSIDSCSYSEGALQLQNLETKTHEGSSDPNGTISPPATTEKGRTMIRNFVSEKKMRKNQPFDSLEPEGNHTAVIDCSIPTQFSWNEVPEIQLKDHKPLVQLEGNLSHKFPVTGEEVTACIKTKPLCADYKCEYKSSVSSIGSAVDNNTFPIEPGSLMMNDPSTAPISTTNLGLKTQASNLNSISDMEFCQRNLLLDAVSLPLDDDLHFNWLHGECSNINFSLQNIGYYDPGLIAEIPTHYYDSAADYSVIDQGLFIS
- the LOC112783556 gene encoding two-component response regulator ARR11 isoform X1, giving the protein MDNNNGCFSSPRRDAFPAGLRVLVVDDDPTWLRILEKMLKKCSYEVTTCCLARHALHLLRERKDGYDIVISDVNMPDMDGFKLLEHVGLEMDLPVIMMSVDGETSRVMKGVQHGACDYLLKPIRMKELRNIWQHVFRKRIHEAREFESFEGFESIHLMRNGLEQCDDGNLFALEDMTSTKKRKDADNKHDDRELIDPSSTKKARVVWSVDLHQKFVKAVNQIGFDKVGPKKILDLMNVPWLTRENVASHLQKYRLYLSRLQKENDLKSHSIGMNSDLASTDLGSLVGVQNSGSKKQNDVSIDSCSYSEGALQLQNLETKTHEGSSDPNGTISPPATTEKGRTMIRNFVSEKKMRKNQPFDSLEPEGNHTAVIDCSIPTQFSWNEVPEIQLKDHKPLVQLEGNLSHKFPVTGKKHQIQVDHQSPSIGSISSPSLTGEEVTACIKTKPLCADYKCEYKSSVSSIGSAVDNNTFPIEPGSLMMNDPSTAPISTTNLGLKTQASNLNSISDMEFCQRNLLLDAVSLPLDDDLHFNWLHGECSNINFSLQNIGYYDPGLIAEIPTHYYDSAADYSVIDQGLFIS